One genomic region from Actinomycetota bacterium encodes:
- a CDS encoding calcium-translocating P-type ATPase, SERCA-type produces MPENKYWHTLKIREIESILKTDVKAGLHPEQAQNRLIRFGLNELEEEKKPTPLQIFLSQFKDFLVYVLIVAIIISGLLLKELVDALAISAILILNAILGFVQEFRAEKAMEALKRLTAPTAKVIRLGQEMEIPAKELVPGDLILLQTGDHVPADARIMECTAFATDESALTGESQPVNKHTKPVSNPLLPLGDRKNMVYMGTAAARGRAKAVVVATGKSTEMGQIAGMLQVAGEKTPLQKELKRVGKRIALLCLLVCSVVFLSGILRGFSWALMFLAAVSLAVAAIPEGLPAVVTVTLALGVQNMAKKNAIVRRLHAVETLGSATAICTDKTGTLTKNQMTVNLIYLEDKMWKLTDEGRLRINGKEIAPSENIILLFKIAALCNDARFRDGKPVGDPTEGALLIAAEKVGLKKDALEKQAPRLNEIPFDSERKRMTTVHKLVGGPACRQVGQESRVEGYVALVKGAPEVVLTRCSNIYRGGIKPLSEEERKGLLHKNGSMARRGYRVLAMAYREFSEPPEIEPEALEKDLTFVGLVGMTDPPRSEVYGAIKTCHKAKVQVAMVTGDHKLTAETIAKEIDLLDRKQVITGPELKEISEEELTSRIEEIAVYARVDPKDKIKIIKAFKNRGHIVGMTGDGVNDAPAVKMADIGIAMGIAGTDVTKEASDITLTDDNFATIVTAIREGRSIFDNIKKFILFLLSCNVSEVLTMFLAMIAGLPLPLLPIQILWINLVTDGLPALALGTDPPAPDLMHRPPRQIGEGILTKERQLQILWQGLVLALGALFAFMAGLFWLKIPLRSAQSMVFTAMVLAQILHTLNFRCERHSVFTLHSLANKPLLAAIWGSIILHLGVLYIPPLQSIFHTAFLGTREWGIILTASLVPLIIVDALRNAIRK; encoded by the coding sequence ATGCCCGAAAACAAATATTGGCACACTCTGAAGATAAGAGAAATTGAGAGCATCCTGAAGACGGATGTAAAGGCGGGTTTGCATCCCGAGCAGGCTCAGAATAGGCTGATTCGTTTCGGCCTCAATGAGCTTGAAGAAGAGAAAAAGCCCACTCCGCTCCAAATCTTTCTCTCCCAATTTAAAGACTTTCTGGTGTATGTGCTCATCGTCGCCATCATCATTTCTGGGCTCCTGCTAAAGGAGCTCGTTGATGCATTGGCGATTTCAGCCATACTCATCCTCAATGCCATTTTAGGATTCGTGCAGGAATTCAGAGCGGAAAAAGCCATGGAAGCTCTCAAGAGGCTCACTGCTCCAACGGCTAAGGTTATTCGCCTGGGTCAAGAGATGGAGATACCGGCAAAAGAGCTCGTTCCCGGAGACCTCATCCTGCTTCAAACGGGGGATCATGTGCCCGCAGATGCCAGAATCATGGAATGCACCGCCTTTGCCACGGATGAATCTGCCCTCACCGGCGAATCACAACCCGTCAACAAACACACGAAACCCGTCTCCAATCCTCTTCTCCCTTTGGGAGATAGGAAAAATATGGTGTATATGGGAACGGCTGCAGCTCGGGGAAGAGCAAAGGCTGTGGTCGTGGCCACTGGAAAGTCCACGGAAATGGGTCAGATTGCGGGGATGCTTCAGGTTGCAGGGGAGAAGACCCCCCTTCAAAAGGAACTCAAAAGAGTGGGGAAGAGAATAGCTCTTCTCTGCTTGCTGGTATGCTCCGTTGTTTTCCTCAGTGGAATATTGAGGGGATTTAGTTGGGCGCTCATGTTTCTCGCCGCGGTGAGCCTAGCCGTAGCGGCCATCCCCGAAGGGCTCCCCGCGGTAGTCACGGTTACCCTAGCTTTGGGAGTCCAAAATATGGCGAAAAAAAATGCCATAGTTCGGAGATTGCATGCGGTGGAAACCTTGGGCTCTGCCACAGCGATCTGCACCGATAAAACGGGCACGCTTACCAAAAACCAGATGACCGTAAATCTCATCTACCTCGAAGATAAAATGTGGAAATTAACGGATGAAGGCCGGCTAAGGATCAATGGCAAGGAGATTGCTCCCTCTGAGAACATCATTCTCCTCTTTAAAATCGCTGCTCTCTGCAACGATGCTCGTTTCCGAGATGGAAAACCGGTAGGAGATCCCACCGAAGGAGCTCTTCTTATCGCCGCAGAGAAAGTAGGCTTAAAGAAGGATGCGCTTGAAAAACAAGCACCACGCTTAAATGAGATTCCCTTCGATTCTGAACGCAAGAGGATGACCACGGTTCATAAATTAGTCGGCGGCCCTGCCTGCCGGCAGGTAGGTCAAGAGTCGAGGGTCGAGGGTTATGTGGCTTTGGTTAAAGGAGCCCCCGAGGTAGTTTTGACTCGGTGCTCCAATATATATAGGGGCGGCATCAAACCGCTCTCAGAAGAGGAGCGCAAGGGATTGTTGCACAAAAATGGCAGTATGGCTCGGAGGGGTTACCGCGTTCTGGCCATGGCCTACAGGGAATTTTCTGAACCACCAGAGATTGAACCGGAGGCGTTAGAAAAGGATCTGACATTTGTTGGGCTCGTGGGCATGACCGATCCCCCAAGAAGCGAGGTCTATGGAGCCATAAAGACCTGTCACAAGGCCAAAGTGCAGGTGGCTATGGTCACCGGCGACCATAAATTGACTGCCGAAACCATAGCCAAAGAGATCGATCTCCTCGATCGCAAACAGGTCATAACCGGCCCGGAACTCAAAGAAATATCCGAGGAGGAATTGACTTCAAGGATTGAGGAAATCGCCGTTTATGCGAGAGTTGATCCAAAGGATAAGATCAAGATAATCAAGGCATTTAAAAATCGAGGTCACATCGTGGGGATGACTGGTGATGGGGTAAACGACGCTCCCGCGGTTAAAATGGCGGATATTGGTATAGCCATGGGGATAGCGGGAACGGATGTCACCAAGGAAGCTTCCGACATCACCCTCACCGACGATAACTTCGCCACCATCGTCACCGCAATACGCGAGGGTAGATCGATCTTTGATAACATCAAAAAATTCATTCTGTTCCTTCTTTCCTGCAACGTTAGCGAGGTTCTAACCATGTTTTTAGCCATGATTGCAGGACTTCCCTTACCGCTTCTGCCCATTCAGATACTTTGGATAAATCTTGTAACCGATGGTCTTCCCGCCCTGGCTTTGGGAACGGATCCACCGGCCCCAGATCTTATGCACCGTCCTCCCCGCCAAATTGGTGAAGGCATACTGACCAAAGAAAGACAGTTACAAATTCTTTGGCAGGGGTTGGTGCTTGCCTTAGGGGCTCTATTCGCCTTCATGGCCGGCCTATTCTGGTTGAAGATCCCTCTTCGAAGCGCTCAATCCATGGTTTTCACGGCGATGGTACTTGCACAAATCCTCCACACTTTGAACTTTAGATGTGAGCGGCACTCGGTTTTTACCCTCCACTCCCTAGCCAATAAGCCTCTTCTCGCTGCAATTTGGGGTTCAATAATTCTCCACTTGGGAGTGCTGTACATTCCCCCGCTTCAATCCATCTTTCACACGGCGTTTCTCGGCACCAGGGAATGGGGTATAATCCTCACGGCTTCTTTGGTTCCACTGATAATCGTCGATGCGCTAAGGAATGCAATAAGGAAATGA
- a CDS encoding D-alanine--D-alanine ligase yields MNTKPKVAVLMGGRSAEREISIMTGEEIYKALVQKGYPAVKVYLDENVVENLKRERVDVVFIALHGRYGEDGTVQGMLEILGLPYTGSGVLASALGINKIMAKRIFKASGVNTADFCTISQEEYKKDPASVREKLIGEISFPMVIKPAREGSTIGLSVVQKADQLHAALQDAFGYDEQLLVEKFIEGTEVTVGILGDKDPEALPTLEVISKKGIYDYQAKYTPGMSEHIIPARIPPEHQRAVQEMALKAHKALGCRGFSRVDTIVTREGIPYILEVNTIPGMTSLSLFPDAARAAGIPFPDLVSKIVEMALEK; encoded by the coding sequence ATGAACACTAAGCCAAAAGTGGCTGTTTTAATGGGCGGACGGTCCGCGGAGCGAGAAATTTCCATAATGACTGGAGAGGAAATATATAAAGCTCTGGTTCAGAAGGGTTACCCGGCGGTCAAAGTATATTTGGATGAAAATGTGGTCGAGAATTTAAAGAGGGAAAGGGTGGATGTGGTATTCATCGCCCTCCATGGACGATACGGAGAGGATGGAACTGTCCAAGGAATGTTGGAGATCCTGGGATTGCCATATACCGGTTCGGGGGTTCTGGCCAGCGCTTTAGGCATAAATAAAATTATGGCCAAAAGGATTTTTAAGGCTTCCGGAGTGAACACCGCCGATTTTTGCACTATCTCTCAAGAGGAATACAAAAAAGATCCGGCTTCAGTCAGGGAGAAGCTGATCGGAGAGATCAGTTTTCCCATGGTCATTAAGCCCGCGCGGGAGGGCTCGACCATTGGTTTGAGTGTGGTTCAGAAAGCTGATCAACTCCATGCTGCCCTTCAAGATGCTTTCGGGTACGATGAGCAACTTTTAGTGGAGAAATTCATCGAAGGAACGGAGGTCACCGTGGGCATCTTGGGCGATAAAGACCCCGAGGCATTGCCCACTTTAGAGGTCATCTCCAAAAAAGGGATATATGACTACCAGGCAAAATATACACCAGGCATGAGCGAGCATATCATCCCCGCTCGCATTCCCCCCGAGCACCAAAGAGCGGTTCAGGAAATGGCACTCAAGGCCCATAAGGCTCTGGGTTGTCGGGGATTCTCTCGAGTGGACACCATTGTTACCAGGGAAGGGATTCCCTATATTTTGGAGGTAAATACCATTCCCGGGATGACCAGCTTAAGCCTCTTCCCCGATGCAGCCAGAGCGGCGGGTATCCCATTCCCCGATTTGGTCTCCAAAATAGTGGAAATGGCGCTGGAGAAGTAA
- a CDS encoding YtxH domain-containing protein, with the protein MEDRRFGYEEFGLGLLLGVALGSVIGLLLAPQSGAATREKITSKATDLKTSVQELIEQAGKSLEQAAAKGESALGLEGRSMRRKLDKLRAELEKYNLNKV; encoded by the coding sequence ATGGAGGATCGGCGATTCGGCTATGAGGAATTCGGATTGGGACTCCTGCTCGGTGTAGCCTTGGGTTCCGTAATTGGTCTGCTCTTAGCTCCTCAATCTGGAGCGGCAACGAGAGAGAAGATCACCAGCAAGGCAACGGATCTGAAAACCTCTGTGCAAGAGCTCATTGAGCAAGCCGGGAAGAGCTTGGAACAGGCAGCAGCCAAGGGCGAAAGTGCCCTTGGGCTCGAGGGCAGGAGCATGAGACGGAAGCTGGATAAACTCAGGGCAGAGCTGGAGAAATATAATTTGAACAAGGTTTAA